The Hymenobacter sp. DG01 genome has a segment encoding these proteins:
- a CDS encoding glycosyl hydrolase 53 family protein, which translates to MRLPISYPCLLLKLLLVWLCLPTPAEAQTTRQPTPDQIAQSIGRKKQKISKMLGADISFLPQLEARGIKFSDKGQQKDAIEILKDHGFNYVRLRLFHNPAADSGYSPQKGFCDLAHTQQMAARAKKAGMKLLLDFHYSDTWADPQKQFKPEAWKDLHGAQLEQAVHDYTRDVLLSLQAQGTPPDMVQVGNEINHGLLWPDGDIHSADSVARLDNLAGLLKAGVSAVRETTPQSLIMMHIALGGQNEQSRYWLDNMFARGVTCDVIGQSYYPKWHRTLPDLQRNLTDLAARYPQDVVVVEYSELKREVNDIAFSLPGNKGKGTFIWEPLNTWEQIFDKEGKANELLPIYDEVSKKHKVK; encoded by the coding sequence CCCGACCAAATAGCCCAATCCATCGGCCGTAAAAAGCAGAAAATAAGCAAGATGCTTGGGGCTGATATTTCCTTCCTACCCCAGCTGGAAGCTCGAGGCATCAAGTTCTCCGACAAGGGCCAGCAGAAAGATGCCATTGAGATTCTGAAGGACCACGGATTCAACTACGTGCGTCTTCGCCTGTTCCACAACCCGGCGGCCGACAGCGGGTACTCGCCCCAGAAGGGCTTCTGCGACCTAGCGCACACCCAGCAGATGGCCGCGCGCGCCAAGAAGGCGGGCATGAAGCTCCTGCTCGATTTCCATTACAGCGACACCTGGGCCGATCCGCAGAAGCAGTTTAAGCCCGAAGCCTGGAAAGACCTGCACGGCGCCCAGCTGGAGCAGGCCGTGCACGACTACACCCGCGACGTGCTGCTGTCCTTGCAGGCCCAGGGCACCCCGCCCGATATGGTGCAGGTGGGCAACGAAATCAACCACGGTCTGCTTTGGCCCGACGGCGACATCCACAGCGCCGACAGCGTAGCCCGCCTCGATAACCTGGCCGGACTGCTGAAAGCTGGCGTTTCGGCCGTGCGCGAAACAACTCCGCAAAGCCTCATCATGATGCACATTGCCCTGGGCGGGCAGAACGAGCAGTCGAGGTACTGGCTCGACAATATGTTCGCCCGCGGCGTCACCTGCGACGTTATCGGGCAGTCGTACTACCCCAAGTGGCACCGCACCCTGCCGGATCTGCAGCGCAACCTCACCGACCTAGCCGCTCGCTACCCTCAGGATGTGGTGGTAGTGGAGTACTCGGAGCTGAAGCGGGAGGTAAACGATATTGCGTTCAGTCTGCCTGGCAACAAGGGAAAGGGCACCTTTATCTGGGAGCCGCTCAACACCTGGGAGCAGATTTTCGACAAGGAAGGCAAGGCCAATGAGTTGCTGCCTATTTATGATGAAGTCAGCAAAAAGCACAAGGTAAAGTAG